The proteins below come from a single Serratia ficaria genomic window:
- the mtnK gene encoding S-methyl-5-thioribose kinase, whose protein sequence is MSLYRTFTAADAVEYARQYGQVADPQALVSADEIGDGNLNLVFKIRDRGGVSRVIVKQALPYVRCVGESWPLTLDRARIEAETLLIHGGFCPRHTVKVLHHDPELAVMVQEDLSDLRIWRSELVQGNYHPLAAGQLAEYLAQTLFHTSDFYQPAQQKKADVSRFTNPELCQITEDLFFTDPYVEHERNQFDPALLPQVQELRTDAALKLAIAGLKHRFLSKAEALLHGDIHSGSIFVGEGRLKAIDAEFGFYGPIGFDVGTALGNLLLNYCGLPGLFGPRDAAAGREQRLQDVRELWLIFADRFLSLCHQRSREAALATPGYAEQFLQQVWADAVGYCGSELIRRTIGLAHVADLDSIGDAEMRLECQRNALGLGRALIVNAPQIEHIDALLARIRQHG, encoded by the coding sequence ATGTCGCTTTATCGTACGTTTACTGCTGCCGATGCCGTTGAGTATGCCCGTCAATATGGGCAGGTGGCCGATCCGCAGGCGCTGGTGAGCGCCGATGAAATTGGCGACGGCAATCTGAATCTGGTGTTCAAGATCCGCGACCGCGGCGGCGTGAGCCGGGTGATCGTCAAGCAGGCGCTGCCCTATGTCCGCTGCGTGGGCGAATCCTGGCCGCTGACCCTGGACCGGGCGCGCATCGAGGCGGAAACCTTGCTGATCCACGGCGGCTTCTGCCCGCGGCACACGGTGAAGGTACTGCATCACGATCCTGAGCTGGCGGTGATGGTGCAGGAAGATCTTTCCGACCTTCGCATCTGGCGCAGCGAGCTGGTGCAGGGCAACTACCATCCGCTGGCGGCGGGGCAGCTGGCGGAATATCTGGCGCAAACCCTGTTCCACACCTCCGACTTTTACCAGCCGGCCCAGCAGAAGAAGGCCGACGTCAGCCGCTTTACCAACCCTGAACTGTGCCAGATCACCGAAGACCTGTTTTTTACCGATCCTTATGTCGAGCACGAGCGCAATCAGTTTGACCCGGCGCTGCTGCCGCAGGTGCAGGAGCTGCGCACCGATGCGGCGCTGAAGCTGGCGATCGCCGGGCTTAAGCACCGCTTCCTGAGCAAGGCGGAGGCCCTGCTGCACGGGGATATTCACAGCGGTTCGATCTTTGTCGGCGAAGGCCGGCTGAAGGCGATCGACGCCGAGTTCGGTTTCTACGGCCCGATCGGCTTTGACGTCGGCACCGCGTTGGGCAATTTGCTGCTGAATTATTGCGGGCTGCCGGGCCTGTTCGGGCCGCGCGACGCCGCCGCCGGGCGCGAACAGCGCCTGCAGGACGTGCGCGAGCTGTGGCTGATTTTCGCCGATCGCTTCCTGTCGCTGTGTCATCAGCGCAGCCGCGAAGCGGCGCTGGCGACGCCGGGTTACGCCGAACAGTTCCTGCAGCAGGTGTGGGCTGATGCGGTGGGGTATTGCGGCAGCGAGCTGATCCGCCGCACCATCGGCCTGGCCCACGTCGCCGATCTGGACAGCATCGGCGACGCCGAGATGCGTCTCGAATGCCAGCGCAATGCGCTGGGGCTGGGCCGCGCGCTGATCGTCAATGCGCCGCAGATTGAGCATATCGATGCCCTGCTGGCGCGTATCCGGCAGCACGGCTGA
- a CDS encoding class II glutamine amidotransferase, with the protein MCELLGMSANVPTDICFSFTGLVQRGGRTGPHKDGWGITFYEGNGCRTFKDPQPSYNSPIARLVQDYPIKSCAVVSHIRQANRGEVALENTHPFTRELWGRNWTYAHNGQLKGYRRLETGTFRPVGQTDSEYAFCWLLHQLALKYPRTPSHWPAVFRYIGLLADQLRKKGVFNMLLSDGRFVMAYCSTNLYWITRRAPFGKATLLDQDVEIDFQRQTTPNDVVTVIATQPLTANETWHKIEPGEFALFHFGERLVLGEGIGVGRRAG; encoded by the coding sequence ATGTGTGAACTGCTCGGGATGAGCGCAAACGTACCCACCGATATTTGCTTCAGCTTTACCGGGCTGGTACAGCGCGGCGGCCGCACCGGGCCGCATAAGGATGGCTGGGGCATTACCTTCTATGAAGGGAACGGCTGCCGCACGTTCAAGGATCCGCAGCCGAGCTACAACTCGCCGATTGCCCGCCTGGTGCAGGACTACCCGATAAAATCCTGCGCGGTGGTGTCCCATATTCGCCAGGCCAACCGCGGCGAAGTGGCGCTGGAGAACACCCACCCCTTTACCCGCGAGCTGTGGGGCCGCAACTGGACCTACGCGCACAACGGCCAGCTCAAGGGCTATCGCCGGCTGGAAACCGGCACTTTCCGCCCGGTCGGCCAGACCGACAGCGAATACGCCTTCTGCTGGCTGCTGCATCAGCTGGCGCTGAAATACCCGCGCACCCCCAGCCATTGGCCGGCGGTATTCCGCTATATCGGGCTGCTGGCGGATCAGCTGCGCAAGAAAGGGGTATTTAATATGCTGTTGTCGGACGGGCGCTTCGTGATGGCCTACTGCTCCACCAACCTGTATTGGATCACCCGCCGCGCGCCGTTCGGCAAGGCCACGCTGCTCGATCAGGACGTTGAGATTGATTTTCAGCGGCAGACCACGCCTAACGATGTGGTCACGGTGATCGCCACCCAGCCGCTGACCGCCAACGAAACCTGGCACAAAATCGAGCCAGGCGAGTTCGCGTTATTTCACTTCGGTGAGCGGCTTGTTCTGGGCGAAGGGATTGGTGTTGGGCGTCGGGCTGGCTGA
- the lpcA gene encoding D-sedoheptulose 7-phosphate isomerase: MYHDLIRSELNEAADTLAKFISDDANIDAIQRAAVLLADSFKAGGKVISCGNGGSHCDAMHFAEELTGRYRENRPGYPAIAISDVSHLSCVSNDFGYDYVFSRYVEAVGREGDVLLGISTSGNSGNIIKAIEAARAKGMKVITLTGKDGGKMAGSADVEIRVPHFGYADRIQEIHIKAIHILIQLIEKEMVKA; this comes from the coding sequence ATGTACCACGACCTTATTCGCAGTGAACTGAACGAAGCGGCCGATACCCTGGCGAAATTTATCAGCGACGACGCCAACATCGATGCCATTCAACGCGCCGCCGTCCTGCTGGCGGACTCCTTTAAAGCCGGCGGGAAGGTGATCTCCTGCGGCAACGGCGGTTCCCATTGCGACGCGATGCACTTCGCCGAAGAGCTGACCGGCCGCTACCGCGAAAACCGCCCGGGCTACCCGGCAATCGCGATTTCCGACGTTAGCCACCTGTCCTGCGTCAGCAACGACTTCGGTTACGACTACGTGTTTTCACGCTATGTGGAAGCGGTCGGCCGTGAAGGCGACGTGTTGCTGGGCATTTCCACTTCCGGCAACTCGGGCAACATCATCAAGGCGATTGAAGCCGCGCGCGCCAAAGGGATGAAGGTGATCACCCTGACCGGCAAAGACGGCGGCAAGATGGCGGGTTCCGCCGACGTGGAAATCCGCGTGCCGCACTTCGGCTACGCCGACCGCATTCAGGAAATCCACATCAAAGCGATTCACATCTTGATTCAACTGATCGAAAAAGAGATGGTTAAGGCTTAA
- the fadE gene encoding acyl-CoA dehydrogenase FadE, which yields MMVLSIVVLLALIGVVFYHRVNLTLSSLILVAYTAAMGAIGLWSFWLLLPLAIVLLPLNLTSLRRSLLSAPALRAFRKVMPPMSTTEKEAIDAGTTWWEGDLFRGAPDWNKLHNYPKPQLTAEEQAFIDGPVEEACRMANDFQITHELADLPPELWAYLKEHRFFAMIIKKEYGGLEFSPYAQARVLQKLAGVSGILAITVGVPNSLGPGELLQHYGTDEQKDHYLPGLARGDEIPCFALTSPEAGSDAGAIPDVGTVCMGEWQGQQVLGMRLTWNKRYITLAPVATVLGLAFKLYDPNHLLSDNASPGITCALIPTGTPGVEIGNRHFPLNVPFQNGPTRGTDVFVPIDYIIGGPKMAGQGWRMLVECLSVGRGITLPSNSTGSLKSIALATGAYAHIRRQFKISIGKMEGIEEPLARIAGNTYVMDAAASLITYALVQGEKPAVLSAIVKYHCTHRGQQSIVDAMDIAGGKGIMLGESNFLARAYQGAPIAITVEGANILTRTMMIFGQGAIRCHPYVLDEMAAAQSNDLNAFDKLLFGHLGHVGSNKVRSFWLGLTNGRTSATPTKDATRRYYQQLNRLSANLALLSDVSMGVLGGSLKRRERISARLGDILSQMYLASAALKRFDDEGRQKEDLPLVHWSVQDSLHKAEQALDDLLRNFPNRFIAGAMRLVVFPFGRVHTAPSDRLDHQLAKILQVPSATRSRLGRGQYLTPSEHNPVGLLEAALADVIAAEPIHERLCKAAGKNLPFTRLDRLAERALEEGKISADEAQILVKAEESRLRSINVDDFAPDALAASKPEKPAAPSKRQQHTEAA from the coding sequence ATGATGGTTCTTAGTATTGTCGTTTTACTGGCACTCATTGGCGTGGTGTTTTACCACCGAGTGAACCTTACCCTCAGCAGCCTGATCCTGGTGGCCTACACCGCCGCCATGGGCGCCATCGGCCTGTGGAGCTTCTGGCTGTTGCTGCCGCTGGCGATTGTCCTGCTGCCGCTGAACCTCACCTCGCTGCGCCGCTCCCTGCTGTCTGCGCCGGCGCTGCGCGCTTTCCGCAAGGTAATGCCGCCGATGTCCACCACCGAGAAAGAGGCGATCGACGCCGGCACCACCTGGTGGGAAGGCGATCTGTTCCGCGGCGCGCCGGACTGGAACAAGCTGCACAACTACCCGAAACCGCAGCTGACGGCGGAAGAGCAGGCGTTTATCGATGGCCCGGTGGAAGAAGCCTGCCGCATGGCCAACGACTTCCAGATTACCCATGAACTGGCCGATCTGCCGCCGGAGCTGTGGGCGTACCTGAAAGAGCACCGCTTCTTCGCGATGATCATCAAGAAAGAGTACGGTGGCCTGGAGTTCTCTCCTTATGCTCAGGCGCGCGTGCTGCAAAAGCTGGCCGGCGTTTCCGGCATCCTGGCGATCACCGTCGGCGTGCCGAACTCCCTCGGCCCGGGCGAACTGCTGCAGCACTACGGCACCGATGAACAGAAAGATCACTACCTGCCGGGCCTGGCGCGCGGCGACGAAATCCCCTGCTTCGCCCTGACCAGCCCGGAAGCGGGCTCGGATGCCGGCGCCATTCCGGACGTCGGCACCGTGTGCATGGGCGAGTGGCAGGGCCAGCAGGTACTGGGCATGCGCCTGACCTGGAACAAACGCTACATCACGCTGGCGCCGGTCGCCACCGTACTGGGCCTGGCCTTCAAGCTGTACGACCCCAACCACCTGCTGAGCGACAACGCGTCGCCGGGCATCACCTGTGCGCTGATCCCGACCGGCACGCCGGGGGTGGAAATCGGCAACCGCCACTTCCCGCTGAACGTGCCGTTCCAGAACGGCCCGACCCGCGGCACCGACGTGTTCGTGCCGATCGACTACATCATCGGCGGCCCGAAAATGGCCGGCCAGGGCTGGCGCATGCTGGTTGAATGTCTGTCGGTCGGCCGCGGCATCACCCTGCCGTCCAACTCTACCGGCAGCCTGAAGTCTATCGCGCTGGCGACCGGCGCCTACGCGCACATTCGCCGTCAGTTCAAGATTTCCATCGGCAAGATGGAAGGCATCGAAGAGCCGCTGGCGCGCATCGCCGGCAACACCTACGTGATGGACGCCGCCGCTTCGCTGATCACCTATGCCCTGGTGCAGGGCGAGAAACCGGCGGTGCTGTCGGCCATCGTTAAATACCACTGCACCCACAGGGGCCAGCAGTCGATTGTCGACGCGATGGACATCGCCGGCGGCAAAGGCATCATGCTGGGCGAATCCAACTTCCTGGCCCGCGCCTATCAGGGTGCGCCGATCGCCATCACGGTGGAAGGCGCCAACATCCTGACCCGCACCATGATGATCTTCGGCCAGGGCGCCATCCGCTGCCATCCGTACGTACTGGATGAAATGGCGGCGGCGCAAAGCAACGATCTGAACGCCTTCGACAAGCTGCTGTTCGGCCACCTGGGCCACGTCGGCAGCAACAAGGTGCGCAGCTTCTGGCTGGGCCTGACCAACGGCCGCACCAGCGCCACGCCGACCAAGGACGCGACCCGCCGCTATTACCAGCAGCTGAACCGCCTGAGCGCCAACCTGGCGCTGCTGTCGGACGTTTCCATGGGCGTGCTGGGCGGCAGCCTGAAGCGCCGCGAGCGCATCTCCGCCCGCCTGGGGGACATCCTCAGCCAGATGTACCTGGCTTCGGCGGCGCTGAAACGCTTTGACGACGAAGGCCGCCAGAAGGAAGACCTGCCGCTGGTGCACTGGAGCGTACAGGACAGCCTGCACAAGGCTGAACAGGCGCTGGATGACCTGCTGCGCAACTTCCCGAACCGCTTTATCGCCGGGGCCATGCGTCTGGTGGTGTTCCCGTTCGGCCGCGTGCACACCGCGCCGTCCGATCGTCTGGACCACCAGCTGGCTAAAATCCTGCAGGTGCCTTCCGCCACCCGCAGCCGCCTGGGCCGCGGCCAGTACCTGACGCCGAGCGAGCATAACCCGGTCGGCCTGCTGGAAGCCGCGCTGGCGGACGTGATCGCCGCCGAGCCAATCCACGAACGCCTGTGCAAAGCGGCCGGCAAAAACCTGCCGTTCACCCGCCTGGATCGCCTGGCCGAACGCGCGCTGGAAGAAGGCAAGATCAGCGCCGACGAAGCGCAGATCCTGGTGAAAGCCGAGGAAAGCCGCCTGCGCTCCATCAACGTCGATGACTTCGCGCCGGATGCGCTGGCGGCCAGCAAGCCGGAAAAGCCGGCGGCGCCGTCTAAGCGCCAACAGCATACCGAAGCGGCATAA
- the dpaA gene encoding peptidoglycan meso-diaminopimelic acid protein amidase has product MSKIALLFAMLVSMPMITACSASEQVPETPVVKQQLLGSPVYIQIFKEERRLELYAKMGNEFRLVNAFPICNFSGGLGPKRREGDFKSPEGFYSVDARHLKPDSKYYRAINIGFPNDYDRSQGYSGAYLMIHGECKSIGCYAMTNTYMDEIYRYVEAAFAYGQSRVDISIYPFRMTEQNLKRHGSSSYIAFWRQLKPGYDYFAKNHQPPMVGVANGQYVLGQPLMSSGQMTQYASASPTPNTNPFAQNKPLTEVK; this is encoded by the coding sequence ATGAGCAAAATCGCGCTGTTGTTTGCGATGCTTGTTTCCATGCCGATGATCACGGCCTGCAGCGCCAGCGAGCAGGTACCCGAGACGCCGGTAGTTAAACAGCAATTATTGGGTTCGCCGGTCTATATTCAGATCTTCAAAGAGGAACGCAGGTTGGAATTGTATGCCAAAATGGGCAACGAATTCCGTCTGGTCAACGCGTTCCCCATCTGTAATTTCTCCGGCGGCCTGGGCCCAAAACGCCGTGAAGGCGACTTTAAAAGTCCTGAAGGCTTTTATAGCGTCGACGCACGCCATCTGAAACCCGACAGCAAGTATTATCGGGCGATCAATATCGGTTTCCCAAATGATTATGACCGGTCGCAGGGTTATTCCGGCGCCTATCTGATGATCCACGGGGAATGTAAATCGATTGGTTGTTACGCCATGACCAACACCTATATGGACGAGATTTACCGCTACGTTGAAGCCGCATTCGCTTATGGCCAAAGCCGCGTCGACATCAGCATTTATCCGTTCCGCATGACCGAGCAGAACCTGAAGCGCCACGGCTCATCGAGCTATATCGCCTTCTGGCGCCAGCTGAAGCCGGGCTATGACTACTTCGCCAAAAACCATCAGCCGCCGATGGTGGGCGTGGCTAACGGCCAGTATGTGCTGGGGCAACCGCTGATGAGCAGCGGCCAGATGACGCAGTACGCGTCAGCCAGCCCGACGCCCAACACCAATCCCTTCGCCCAGAACAAGCCGCTCACCGAAGTGAAATAA